In Pseudomonas sp. R76, one genomic interval encodes:
- the dksA gene encoding RNA polymerase-binding protein DksA: protein MTEQDLLAQPPADYMNEAQQGFFRALLLTQRYELQGRIEAEFLVLREQETNSDPADVGSAEEQRQWQLRLLEREKKLLDKIDDALELLARGEYGWCRETGDPIGLKRLLLRPTATLSIEAKEREELRERHKRAI from the coding sequence GGCCCAACCGCCCGCCGATTACATGAATGAAGCCCAGCAAGGTTTCTTCCGCGCGCTGCTGCTGACCCAGCGCTATGAACTGCAGGGGCGCATTGAAGCCGAGTTCCTGGTGTTGCGTGAGCAGGAAACCAACAGCGACCCCGCCGATGTCGGCAGCGCCGAAGAACAGCGCCAATGGCAACTGCGCCTGCTGGAGCGCGAAAAGAAGCTGTTGGACAAGATCGACGACGCCCTGGAATTGCTGGCCCGCGGCGAATACGGCTGGTGCCGTGAAACCGGCGACCCAATTGGCCTGAAACGCCTGCTGCTGCGCCCCACCGCGACCCTGAGTATCGAAGCCAAAGAACGTGAAGAGCTGCGCGAACGCCATAAACGGGCGATTTGA